One segment of Arcanobacterium haemolyticum DSM 20595 DNA contains the following:
- a CDS encoding sugar kinase — protein sequence MTIALRPANECRYDIVSLGEVMLRLDPGEGRIRTARHFAASEGGGEYNVARGSRRAFGRRAAIVTALVRDEVGMLIEDLILQGGVDTSFITWVPSDGVGRSVRNGLNFTERGFGVRGAVGNNDRGNTAVSQMVATDVDWDYLFGTLGVRWLHTGGIFTALSESTAEVAKAAMQAAKKYGTVVSYDLNYRPSLWKSIGGQEKCQEVNRELAQYVDVMIGNEEDFTASLGFEVEGANENLDNLEVESFKKMIETVATQFPNFQAIGTTLRQVRSATVNDWGAVAWSREQGFVQAIQRDGLEILDRVGGGDSFASGLIYGLMEFGDIEKAVNYGAAHGALAMTTPGDTSMASLAEVERLVGGGSARVQR from the coding sequence TATCCGCACTGCACGCCACTTTGCTGCATCCGAAGGCGGCGGCGAATACAACGTCGCACGTGGTTCGCGCCGTGCATTCGGCCGCCGTGCCGCCATCGTTACGGCGCTCGTGCGCGACGAAGTTGGCATGCTCATCGAGGATTTGATTCTCCAGGGCGGCGTTGACACGTCGTTCATCACGTGGGTTCCATCTGACGGCGTGGGCCGAAGCGTACGCAACGGCCTAAACTTCACCGAACGTGGATTCGGCGTTCGCGGCGCTGTAGGAAACAACGATCGTGGCAACACGGCCGTTTCCCAGATGGTTGCCACCGATGTCGATTGGGATTATCTGTTCGGCACCCTCGGGGTTCGCTGGCTCCACACAGGCGGAATCTTCACCGCTCTTTCTGAAAGCACTGCTGAAGTTGCTAAGGCAGCCATGCAGGCCGCGAAGAAGTACGGCACGGTTGTTTCATACGATCTGAACTACCGCCCATCACTTTGGAAGTCCATTGGCGGCCAAGAAAAATGCCAAGAAGTTAACCGTGAACTTGCACAGTATGTTGACGTGATGATCGGCAACGAAGAAGACTTCACCGCTTCGCTCGGTTTTGAGGTTGAAGGGGCGAACGAAAACCTCGATAACCTCGAAGTCGAATCGTTTAAAAAGATGATCGAAACCGTGGCTACGCAGTTCCCGAACTTCCAGGCAATAGGCACCACACTACGCCAGGTCCGTTCCGCAACCGTGAACGATTGGGGCGCAGTGGCCTGGAGCCGCGAACAGGGATTCGTGCAAGCAATCCAGCGCGATGGCCTAGAAATCCTCGATCGTGTAGGCGGTGGCGATTCGTTTGCTTCCGGTTTGATCTACGGTTTGATGGAATTTGGAGACATCGAAAAGGCCGTTAACTACGGTGCAGCACACGGCGCACTGGCCATGACCACCCCAGGCGATACCTCGATGGCATCGCTGGCGGAAGTCGAACGGCTGGTAGGCGGCGGCAGCGCCCGCGTACAGCGATAA
- the uxaC gene encoding glucuronate isomerase yields the protein MASPLFLDPDRLFPADEKTRDLARELYTTVKDLPIISPHGHVNPQMLLDNEPFSDATNLFLTYDHYVFRMLHSAGIDLTKIGVGKSDPVDPRTAWRIFCENWRLLDGTASGYWLTHEFVTLFGIDEEPCAENADKLFDIIAEKLSTPEFRPRALFDSFPISVLATTDDPLDSLEYHAALAADETFTGQVIPTWRPDAYVNTRKPEWRSKVEALTASVGQPVDSFEGYLEGFRASRARFIENGAVSADFGVAHPLAVDMDDAELGALYHKAVHEGLTAEESDIFEGAMLFRFAGMSVEDGLVMTVHPGVYRNHNTESFTTFGPDTGHDIPVQTEYTKNIQPLLDKYGNDPRLHLVLFTIDETVYSRELAPLAGFYPSVFIGAPWWFIDAPDAVLRFRAATTETAGFSRSSGFIDDTRAFLSIPARHDMSRRLDSVFLARYVIEGRISRTAAFHWIKALTSDQPRKVFKLD from the coding sequence ATGGCTAGCCCACTTTTCCTCGATCCAGATCGTCTCTTCCCAGCAGACGAAAAAACCCGTGACCTGGCCCGAGAACTCTACACCACCGTAAAGGATCTCCCGATCATCTCTCCTCACGGCCACGTGAACCCACAGATGCTTCTGGATAACGAACCATTTTCAGACGCCACCAACCTGTTCCTCACCTACGATCACTACGTGTTCCGTATGCTTCATTCGGCAGGCATCGATCTCACCAAGATCGGTGTGGGTAAATCAGATCCTGTTGATCCGCGAACAGCATGGCGTATCTTCTGCGAAAACTGGCGCCTCCTTGATGGCACCGCATCTGGCTACTGGCTAACCCACGAATTCGTAACCCTCTTCGGAATCGATGAAGAACCGTGCGCAGAAAACGCCGATAAGCTCTTCGATATTATTGCAGAGAAGCTGTCGACTCCTGAGTTCCGCCCACGCGCACTCTTCGATTCCTTCCCAATCTCCGTTCTTGCAACCACTGATGATCCGCTGGATTCACTCGAATACCATGCCGCTCTTGCTGCAGATGAAACGTTCACTGGCCAAGTTATTCCAACGTGGCGCCCAGATGCATATGTGAATACCCGCAAGCCAGAATGGCGCTCCAAGGTTGAAGCACTCACCGCTTCCGTGGGCCAGCCGGTAGATTCCTTCGAAGGCTACCTGGAAGGCTTCCGCGCTTCGCGTGCTAGATTCATTGAGAACGGCGCGGTGTCCGCCGATTTCGGTGTGGCACACCCACTCGCAGTTGATATGGATGATGCTGAACTTGGCGCACTGTACCACAAGGCTGTTCACGAAGGCTTGACCGCTGAAGAATCTGACATCTTCGAAGGTGCCATGCTCTTCCGCTTCGCTGGCATGAGCGTGGAAGACGGCCTGGTGATGACAGTTCACCCAGGCGTGTACCGTAACCACAACACCGAATCGTTCACCACATTCGGCCCAGATACTGGCCACGATATTCCAGTACAAACCGAATACACGAAGAACATCCAGCCACTTCTTGATAAGTACGGCAACGATCCGCGCTTGCACCTGGTTCTCTTCACCATCGACGAAACCGTGTATTCGCGTGAGTTAGCTCCACTTGCGGGCTTCTACCCATCGGTGTTCATCGGAGCCCCATGGTGGTTCATTGACGCTCCTGATGCGGTTCTGCGTTTCCGCGCAGCCACCACGGAAACCGCTGGATTCTCCCGTTCTTCAGGGTTTATTGATGATACCCGCGCGTTCTTGTCCATCCCAGCACGCCACGATATGTCCCGTCGCCTCGATTCCGTGTTCTTGGCGCGTTACGTGATCGAAGGCCGCATTTCGCGCACTGCCGCGTTCCACTGGATCAAGGCATTGACCTCTGACCAGCCACGCAAGGTGTTCAAGCTGGACTAA
- a CDS encoding YggS family pyridoxal phosphate-dependent enzyme, translated as MVAIAESLGRIRDIVDRYAGGRHVDIMLATKHQPIERLIEAYDAGGVLMGHNLVDQLVSANAGLAEHGIHPYTSMIGHVQSNKLSSAMTVADRIDTVDSLKTAQRINRRQEERVARGEATGPYPVLIQINSAAADTQFGVAIGDVMQLAVAIADLPRVQIRGVMTIGARGSETNIRASFATTRRLSEEMRTLPALADADVISMGMSNDMHLAISEGATVVRVGTAVFGER; from the coding sequence ATGGTGGCCATTGCTGAGAGCCTTGGCCGCATTCGTGACATCGTTGATCGGTATGCAGGCGGACGGCACGTGGATATCATGCTGGCTACCAAACACCAGCCGATTGAGCGCCTGATTGAGGCATATGACGCTGGCGGTGTTCTGATGGGACATAATCTTGTAGACCAACTGGTGAGTGCCAATGCTGGCCTTGCCGAACATGGGATTCATCCATACACGTCAATGATTGGCCATGTTCAATCAAACAAGCTTTCTAGCGCAATGACTGTGGCTGATCGGATCGACACGGTTGATTCATTGAAGACTGCTCAACGAATCAACCGGCGCCAAGAAGAACGCGTAGCACGCGGAGAAGCCACCGGCCCCTATCCTGTATTGATACAGATTAATTCAGCGGCAGCAGACACCCAGTTCGGAGTGGCTATTGGTGATGTCATGCAACTCGCTGTGGCTATCGCAGATCTACCACGGGTACAGATTCGTGGTGTCATGACCATTGGTGCTCGCGGATCTGAAACCAATATACGGGCGTCATTCGCTACTACCCGGCGGTTGTCCGAAGAAATGCGCACGTTGCCCGCATTAGCAGATGCGGATGTTATCTCTATGGGGATGAGCAACGATATGCACCTTGCTATTAGCGAAGGTGCAACGGTTGTGCGTGTAGGAACTGCAGTTTTCGGAGAACGTTAG
- a CDS encoding LacI family DNA-binding transcriptional regulator, protein MSKKKTATIYDVASAVGVSPSTVSRAFSNPARVSTDTAERIFAAARDLGFRTSGAAYASSDKATRVLCLVVADISNPTFAAMYKGFHKAAHEHGYAVVIANSDESGALEAHTLRRVLPDVDGVALAASRLTPAAILQVEKSKPLVLMNRYLDGHTCVVPDTNGGITAVCRELAERGHKDVMYLSGPEMSWANAMRWRALQDQCAATSLQLTRTKFLSPDLVGGADAARIWNRGRTSAVVAYNDLMAFGFVRQARRLGASIPDDVSVIGVDDSVICHMADPELSSLSTGSFDIGYKAAMSLIWQAANHTRRERSTIVVPMEFKIRGSIASRGSEKE, encoded by the coding sequence GTGAGTAAAAAGAAGACAGCCACGATTTATGATGTGGCTAGCGCAGTGGGGGTTTCTCCGTCTACGGTATCTCGCGCTTTTTCTAACCCTGCCCGCGTATCAACAGATACCGCGGAACGTATTTTTGCAGCTGCCCGTGATCTTGGCTTCCGCACATCAGGAGCGGCCTATGCCAGCTCAGATAAAGCCACACGGGTTCTATGCTTGGTTGTTGCCGATATTTCTAACCCTACTTTTGCAGCAATGTATAAAGGCTTTCATAAAGCCGCACACGAACATGGCTATGCGGTAGTGATCGCTAATTCTGATGAATCAGGCGCTCTGGAAGCCCATACTCTCCGCCGTGTGTTGCCTGATGTGGATGGGGTTGCCCTGGCAGCCTCTCGGCTTACCCCGGCTGCGATTCTTCAGGTGGAGAAGAGCAAACCGTTGGTATTGATGAACCGTTACTTGGACGGCCACACGTGCGTGGTGCCAGATACGAACGGCGGTATTACGGCGGTCTGCCGTGAACTGGCTGAACGCGGCCACAAGGACGTCATGTATCTTTCCGGCCCAGAAATGTCTTGGGCGAATGCAATGCGCTGGCGGGCGTTACAAGATCAGTGTGCCGCCACTAGTTTGCAGCTTACTCGCACTAAGTTTTTATCGCCTGATCTGGTAGGCGGTGCTGATGCGGCACGTATTTGGAACCGTGGCAGAACATCGGCAGTTGTGGCATACAACGATTTGATGGCATTTGGGTTCGTTCGCCAGGCACGCCGCCTGGGTGCTTCGATCCCGGATGATGTGTCGGTGATCGGCGTGGATGATTCCGTGATTTGCCATATGGCTGATCCTGAATTGTCATCGCTCAGCACGGGTAGTTTTGATATTGGTTATAAGGCCGCGATGTCGTTGATTTGGCAAGCAGCTAACCATACTCGTAGGGAACGTTCCACGATCGTTGTTCCGATGGAGTTTAAGATTCGTGGCAGTATTGCGTCACGTGGGAGCGAAAAAGAATGA
- a CDS encoding DEAD/DEAH box helicase, producing the protein MSLSEPGLNVALDALEDAYGISPSDEAIYDAFASWVESTGKHMYPHQDEALLNIVSGDHVIVATPTGSGKSLIAMQALFAALATGRTAYYTAPLKALVSEKFFELIRHFGAHNVGMVTGDSSINAGAPIVCATAEILANIALREGASADVGVVVMDEFHFYDDPQRGWAWQVPLLALPQAQQILLSATLGDTRFLVADLERRTGRSVSIVDDAVRPVPLHFTWSTEPIGEVIKELVATHMAPVYVVHFSQKEAVSQALALQSMPIASKEQKERIAAALGSFTFSPGFGKVLSKLLRSGIGIHHAGLLPRYRRLVEKLAQAGLLNVICGTDTLGVGINVPIRTVLMTSLTKFDGTKQRHITAREFHQIAGRAGRAGFDTVGYVVVQAPEHDIENARRLRKAGDDPTKIKRVQRVKAPEGTISWSENTFTTLIEAQPETLTSRMRVDHSLILNLLQRLDPIAGAKTILCDNHEPKKDRNTLVRKAITIYQSLRTAGVITHEDRDWRAQHGDTGAIHFTRDVPSDFALNSPLAPFALAAFDLLEPESATYALDVVSIIEAVSEDPLPALYAQQRQARGELIGKLKADGVDYDERMALVDEVTWPKPLADLLEPALELYAKTNPWVRGQELKPKSVVRQLIEEALTFSEFISRYDLSRSEGVLLRYITDVYRAMRQSVPINVRTREVEDIIDWLGRLVRSIDSSLLDEWEALADGRVTLDELTTLGSDDSVHGEEAAFGADADGNVAFTRNKHALRVAVRNAMFERIELLDREDYDALHDLDSAAGWDADTWADAIAPYFDEYDFLGTDNEARSSRFFSILEDPSYADLLQAGMAEDSASDLLESHQTGRVWLALQVLDSGTDDAAWGLWAIIDLDASDAAGTLVVQPIRLGER; encoded by the coding sequence ATGAGCCTTTCCGAACCAGGCCTCAATGTTGCACTAGATGCCCTTGAAGACGCGTATGGAATTTCGCCATCTGACGAGGCGATCTATGACGCCTTCGCCAGCTGGGTCGAATCCACCGGTAAGCACATGTATCCGCATCAGGATGAGGCGTTGTTGAACATTGTCTCGGGCGATCACGTGATTGTGGCTACCCCCACCGGCTCTGGTAAATCGCTGATTGCGATGCAGGCGTTGTTTGCCGCGTTGGCTACGGGCCGCACGGCGTATTACACGGCACCGTTGAAAGCGTTGGTTTCTGAGAAGTTTTTTGAGCTTATTCGCCATTTCGGTGCCCATAACGTCGGCATGGTAACGGGCGATTCGTCGATTAACGCGGGTGCTCCGATTGTGTGTGCTACGGCGGAAATTTTGGCGAATATTGCGTTGCGTGAAGGCGCGAGTGCTGACGTGGGTGTGGTTGTGATGGACGAGTTCCATTTTTACGACGATCCACAGCGCGGCTGGGCGTGGCAGGTTCCGCTTTTAGCCTTGCCGCAGGCACAACAGATTTTGCTTTCGGCTACGTTGGGCGATACTCGTTTTTTGGTTGCGGATTTGGAACGGCGCACAGGGCGTTCGGTGAGTATTGTGGACGACGCCGTTCGGCCAGTTCCCTTGCACTTCACGTGGTCTACTGAACCGATCGGTGAGGTTATCAAAGAGCTCGTAGCCACCCACATGGCTCCAGTGTATGTGGTGCACTTTTCTCAGAAGGAAGCAGTATCGCAAGCGTTGGCGTTGCAATCCATGCCTATCGCATCCAAAGAACAAAAAGAACGGATTGCGGCGGCACTCGGTTCCTTCACATTTTCTCCAGGCTTCGGCAAAGTCCTCTCCAAACTCCTCCGATCCGGAATCGGTATTCACCATGCGGGGCTACTCCCCCGTTACCGCCGGCTTGTGGAGAAGCTCGCACAAGCCGGGCTCCTCAATGTTATTTGTGGAACGGACACGCTCGGTGTAGGAATCAACGTCCCTATCCGTACTGTGCTTATGACCTCACTGACCAAGTTTGATGGAACAAAACAGCGCCACATTACCGCCCGTGAGTTCCACCAAATTGCTGGCCGCGCCGGCCGTGCAGGATTCGATACGGTTGGCTACGTCGTCGTCCAAGCCCCTGAACACGACATCGAAAACGCACGCCGCCTGCGCAAAGCCGGCGACGATCCCACGAAGATCAAACGCGTGCAACGGGTCAAGGCGCCAGAAGGAACAATTAGCTGGTCCGAAAATACGTTCACCACACTGATCGAAGCACAACCCGAAACGTTGACCTCGCGGATGCGTGTGGACCACTCGCTCATCCTCAACTTGCTCCAACGCCTCGATCCCATCGCGGGCGCCAAAACGATTCTGTGCGATAACCACGAACCCAAAAAAGATCGCAACACGCTAGTACGCAAGGCAATTACTATCTATCAATCGCTGCGCACAGCCGGCGTCATTACGCACGAAGATCGCGATTGGCGTGCCCAACACGGCGATACGGGCGCTATCCACTTCACTCGTGACGTGCCTTCCGATTTCGCACTCAATTCGCCGCTCGCACCATTCGCGCTGGCCGCGTTCGATTTACTGGAGCCGGAAAGCGCGACGTATGCACTCGACGTCGTCTCAATCATCGAAGCTGTCTCCGAAGATCCACTCCCCGCGCTCTACGCACAACAGCGCCAGGCCCGCGGCGAACTCATCGGGAAACTCAAAGCAGATGGCGTGGACTATGACGAACGCATGGCGCTCGTAGACGAAGTGACCTGGCCAAAACCGCTTGCCGACCTGCTCGAACCTGCCCTCGAACTCTATGCGAAAACCAACCCGTGGGTGCGCGGGCAAGAACTCAAACCTAAATCGGTAGTCCGCCAGCTCATCGAAGAAGCGCTCACCTTCTCCGAATTCATCTCACGCTACGATCTCTCCCGATCCGAAGGCGTGCTCCTGCGCTACATCACCGACGTCTACCGGGCTATGCGCCAATCTGTTCCTATTAACGTTCGCACCCGCGAAGTTGAGGACATCATCGATTGGCTCGGGCGGCTGGTACGTTCCATCGATTCTTCACTCCTCGACGAATGGGAGGCGCTCGCCGACGGGCGCGTTACCTTAGACGAACTCACAACCTTGGGATCAGACGATTCCGTCCATGGTGAAGAAGCCGCCTTTGGTGCTGATGCTGACGGGAACGTTGCCTTCACACGCAACAAGCACGCCTTGCGGGTTGCCGTTCGCAACGCCATGTTCGAACGGATCGAACTGCTCGATCGCGAAGATTACGATGCGTTGCACGATCTCGATTCTGCTGCCGGCTGGGATGCCGACACGTGGGCAGACGCGATCGCCCCGTACTTTGACGAATACGATTTCCTCGGAACCGACAACGAAGCTCGCAGTTCGCGCTTCTTCTCTATCCTGGAAGATCCAAGCTACGCCGATCTTCTTCAGGCGGGAATGGCAGAAGATTCCGCGTCCGATCTGCTTGAATCACACCAGACTGGGCGCGTTTGGTTAGCGTTGCAGGTGCTTGATTCTGGAACCGACGATGCCGCGTGGGGGCTGTGGGCGATCATCGATCTGGATGCGTCGGATGCAGCTGGCACGCTTGTTGTACAGCCGATCCGTTTGGGAGAACGTTGA